One genomic region from Haloterrigena gelatinilytica encodes:
- a CDS encoding preprotein translocase subunit Sec61beta: MDRGQNSGGLMSSAGLVRYFDSEDSNAIKIDPKTVIATGVMIGVLVQLLTFVA, translated from the coding sequence ATGGACCGAGGACAGAACAGCGGTGGGCTGATGTCCAGTGCCGGGCTCGTCCGGTACTTCGACTCCGAGGACTCGAACGCGATCAAGATCGACCCCAAGACGGTCATCGCGACCGGCGTGATGATCGGGGTGCTGGTACAGCTGCTGACCTTCGTCGCGTAG
- a CDS encoding thioredoxin family protein, producing MTVTLKDFYADWCGPCKTQDPILEDLEEDWEGRFEVEKINVDEQQDVANEYQVRSLPTLIIENDDGIVERFVGVTQRDDIEDALESAGA from the coding sequence ATGACTGTCACACTCAAGGACTTCTACGCTGACTGGTGTGGCCCCTGTAAGACCCAGGATCCGATCCTCGAGGACCTCGAGGAGGACTGGGAGGGCCGATTTGAGGTCGAGAAGATCAACGTCGACGAACAGCAGGACGTCGCCAACGAGTACCAGGTTCGCTCGCTGCCGACCCTGATCATCGAGAACGACGACGGCATCGTCGAGCGCTTCGTCGGCGTCACCCAGCGCGACGACATCGAAGACGCCCTCGAGTCGGCCGGCGCGTAA
- a CDS encoding SDR family oxidoreductase — MTDGSLAGETAIVTGASSGIGAATCRELAARGSNVVLAARSEDQLADLADELEADHGAETLVVPTNVREESAVDALIEETVETFGGIDVLVNNAGLSRGGEVEELTTEEYETMQETNVDGVFYATRAAIPHVRERDGHLIFVASFAGRHPRPANPVYAATKWWTRGFAKSVAAQIGDDGVGITVVNPAEVRSQFETGDGQAFADAFDEDEASEPEEVAEVIAFAAGQDRSSISEIDINPRDKFADTFF; from the coding sequence ATGACCGACGGATCACTCGCCGGGGAGACGGCGATCGTCACGGGAGCCAGTTCGGGAATCGGCGCCGCGACCTGTCGCGAACTCGCGGCCAGAGGTTCGAACGTCGTCCTCGCGGCCCGCAGCGAGGATCAGTTGGCCGACCTCGCGGACGAACTCGAGGCCGACCACGGCGCCGAGACGCTGGTCGTTCCGACGAACGTCCGCGAGGAGTCCGCGGTCGACGCGCTGATCGAGGAGACCGTCGAGACCTTCGGCGGGATCGACGTGCTGGTGAACAACGCGGGGCTCTCCCGGGGCGGCGAGGTCGAGGAGTTGACGACCGAGGAGTACGAGACGATGCAGGAGACCAACGTCGACGGCGTCTTCTACGCGACGCGGGCGGCGATCCCCCACGTTCGCGAGCGCGACGGCCACCTGATCTTCGTCGCCAGTTTCGCCGGCCGCCACCCGCGGCCGGCCAACCCCGTCTACGCGGCTACGAAATGGTGGACCCGCGGCTTCGCCAAGAGCGTCGCCGCCCAGATCGGCGACGACGGGGTCGGCATCACCGTCGTCAACCCCGCCGAAGTCCGCTCGCAGTTCGAGACGGGCGACGGGCAGGCGTTCGCCGACGCGTTCGACGAAGACGAGGCGAGCGAACCCGAGGAGGTCGCCGAGGTCATCGCCTTCGCCGCCGGTCAGGACCGCTCGAGCATCAGCGAGATCGATATCAATCCGCGGGACAAGTTCGCCGACACCTTCTTTTGA
- a CDS encoding alpha/beta fold hydrolase: protein MPHITAEDGVDVFARDLGEGDPVVFLHGWPLNHRMFEYQYTYLLDEGFRCIGIDLRGYGESEKPYGDYSYDRFADDVRAVLDELDVDDATLAGFSMGGGTATRYMSRHDEARVDKLALLAPASPVITEKPDFPEGLDESDVNPLIEGARTDRAKMNADFAEMLFHTDQSDEMTDWIWSLGMEASGQATIASAETWRDADLRPDVDDITVPTKIYHGVHDEVTPIEITGEVLEEGIENAELIRFENSGHGLVADETETINEQLADFAG, encoded by the coding sequence ATGCCACACATCACGGCCGAGGACGGCGTCGACGTATTCGCGCGTGACCTGGGCGAGGGCGACCCCGTCGTCTTCCTGCACGGCTGGCCGCTCAACCACCGGATGTTCGAGTACCAGTACACCTACCTCCTCGACGAGGGCTTTCGCTGTATCGGCATCGATCTCCGCGGTTACGGAGAGTCGGAGAAACCGTACGGAGACTACAGCTACGACCGCTTCGCCGACGACGTGCGCGCGGTCCTCGACGAACTGGACGTCGACGACGCGACGTTAGCGGGGTTCTCGATGGGCGGCGGCACTGCGACTCGGTACATGAGTCGACACGACGAGGCCCGCGTCGACAAGCTCGCGTTGCTGGCCCCCGCGAGTCCGGTTATCACCGAGAAGCCGGACTTCCCCGAGGGGCTCGACGAGTCGGACGTGAACCCGCTCATCGAGGGCGCGCGGACCGACCGCGCGAAGATGAACGCCGACTTCGCCGAGATGCTGTTTCACACCGACCAGAGCGACGAGATGACGGACTGGATCTGGAGCCTCGGGATGGAAGCGTCCGGGCAGGCGACGATCGCCTCCGCCGAGACCTGGCGCGACGCCGATCTCCGGCCGGACGTGGACGACATCACCGTGCCGACGAAAATTTATCACGGCGTCCACGACGAGGTCACCCCGATCGAGATCACCGGTGAGGTGCTCGAAGAGGGTATCGAGAACGCCGAACTGATCCGGTTCGAGAACAGCGGTCACGGCCTCGTCGCCGACGAGACGGAGACGATCAACGAGCAACTGGCCGATTTCGCCGGCTGA